The following proteins are encoded in a genomic region of Bosea beijingensis:
- a CDS encoding amino acid ABC transporter permease yields the protein MIREFGLIDVMYLIAAARWTLALTATAFIGASLIGIVIAIARILPFAPLRWLAAAYIHIVQGTPLLVWLFVIFFGLPLTGISVNPWLAAATAFSVYGSAFLGEIWRGALVSIAKTQWEAGASLGLSLGEQLRHVIVPQSIRVAIPPTVGFLVQLIKNTSLAAVIGFVELTREGQLTAAGTYKPFAVYITVAAIYFAMCFPLSQWSRSIERKLDVAR from the coding sequence ATGATCCGCGAATTCGGCCTCATCGATGTGATGTACCTGATCGCGGCGGCGCGCTGGACGCTGGCGCTGACCGCGACCGCCTTCATCGGGGCATCGCTGATCGGCATCGTCATCGCCATCGCCCGCATCCTGCCCTTCGCGCCGCTGCGCTGGCTCGCGGCCGCCTATATCCACATCGTCCAGGGCACGCCGCTGCTGGTCTGGCTCTTCGTGATCTTCTTCGGCTTGCCGCTCACCGGCATCTCGGTCAATCCATGGCTCGCGGCGGCGACGGCCTTCTCGGTCTATGGCAGCGCCTTTCTGGGCGAGATCTGGCGCGGCGCGCTGGTCTCGATCGCGAAGACGCAATGGGAGGCCGGCGCCTCGCTTGGCCTCTCGCTCGGAGAGCAGTTGCGCCATGTCATCGTGCCGCAATCGATCCGCGTCGCGATCCCGCCGACGGTCGGCTTCCTCGTTCAGCTCATCAAGAACACTTCGCTCGCTGCGGTGATCGGCTTCGTCGAACTGACACGCGAGGGCCAGCTTACGGCAGCCGGCACCTACAAGCCCTTCGCCGTCTACATCACCGTCGCTGCGATCTATTTCGCGATGTGCTTCCCCCTCTCGCAATGGAGCCGCTCGATCGAGCGGAAGCTCGATGTCGCTCGTTGA
- a CDS encoding amino acid ABC transporter permease — translation MKYGLQFRDVFAAWESILEGVWITLLLSAAAMVGGLVIGIACAAARVYGPAWLRRIVGTYVEVIRNTPLLVQLFLIFFGLPTFGVRLDGLTAAIIALVVNLGAYTTEIVRAGLEAVPKAQVEAGHSLGLSGLQVFRYVVMFPALKAMFPALASQFVLLMLATSVVSQISVEDLFHVASIVQSRTFRDFEVYTVIGVLYLGLAFAFRGLFAGLYYWAFVRR, via the coding sequence ATGAAGTACGGCCTGCAGTTCCGCGATGTCTTCGCCGCCTGGGAATCGATCCTGGAAGGCGTCTGGATAACGCTGCTGCTCTCCGCCGCCGCGATGGTCGGCGGCCTCGTCATCGGCATCGCCTGCGCCGCCGCCCGCGTCTATGGCCCGGCCTGGCTGCGCCGCATCGTCGGCACCTATGTCGAGGTGATCCGCAACACCCCGCTGCTTGTGCAGCTCTTCCTGATCTTCTTCGGCCTGCCGACATTCGGCGTCAGGCTCGACGGGCTCACCGCCGCGATCATCGCGCTGGTCGTCAATCTCGGCGCCTATACCACCGAGATCGTCCGCGCCGGGCTGGAAGCCGTGCCGAAAGCGCAGGTCGAGGCCGGCCATTCGCTCGGGCTCTCCGGCCTGCAGGTCTTCCGCTATGTCGTGATGTTTCCGGCGCTGAAGGCGATGTTCCCGGCGCTCGCCAGCCAGTTCGTGCTCTTGATGCTGGCGACCAGCGTCGTCTCGCAGATCTCGGTCGAGGACCTGTTCCATGTGGCCTCGATCGTGCAGTCGCGCACCTTCCGCGATTTCGAGGTCTACACCGTCATCGGCGTGCTCTATCTCGGGCTCGCCTTCGCCTTCCGCGGCCTGTTCGCGGGTCTCTATTACTGGGCGTTCGTCAGGCGATGA
- a CDS encoding M81 family metallopeptidase — translation MRLFAASLATETNTFSPIPTSRANFEASAYFPAGHHPDRATHTTAPLYVARQRAKREGFELIEGSCFWAEPSGTCAQADYEEMRDEILAQLKAALPVDGVLLGLHGAMVAHGYDDCEGDIIEHVRAIVGPSVPIGVELDPHCHLTEKRVRLADAVILYKEYPHIDFVERAEELVDIILGTIRGKIKPVMSLYDCRMIELVPTTREPGRSFVDRMSALEGKDGILSVSLAHGFQQGDVPEIGTRVLVITDNDKAKGDALAAKLGEEFRSLKGQFAPPVTPLDEALDRALGGAANGPRVIADSTDNAGGGAASDNTNIIHRLRERGIGDAAVGPIWDPVAVEFCLTAGVGATIPLRFGGKAASTSGTPVDGEVTVLGAIRNGTQSFGTAKVPIGNAVGIRIDGIDVALLSHRTQALGLEIFTSVGIDPTQKRIVSVKSTNHFHAAYGPIASEVIYTDGGGPSHLDVRKYPYRKINRPLWPHDPLPPGRLVV, via the coding sequence ATGCGTCTGTTCGCTGCGTCGCTCGCAACCGAGACCAATACGTTCTCTCCTATCCCGACATCCCGGGCCAATTTCGAGGCTTCCGCCTATTTTCCTGCGGGCCATCATCCCGACCGGGCGACACACACCACCGCCCCGCTCTACGTTGCGCGGCAGCGCGCCAAGCGCGAGGGCTTCGAGCTGATCGAAGGCTCCTGCTTCTGGGCCGAGCCGTCAGGGACCTGCGCCCAGGCCGATTACGAGGAGATGCGGGACGAGATCCTCGCCCAGCTCAAGGCGGCGCTGCCGGTCGACGGCGTGCTGCTCGGCCTGCACGGCGCCATGGTCGCGCATGGCTACGATGATTGCGAGGGCGACATCATCGAGCATGTCCGCGCCATCGTCGGCCCCTCCGTGCCGATCGGCGTCGAACTCGATCCGCATTGCCACCTGACCGAGAAGCGCGTGCGCCTCGCCGACGCGGTCATTCTCTACAAGGAATATCCGCATATCGACTTCGTCGAGCGGGCCGAGGAACTTGTCGACATCATCCTTGGGACCATTCGCGGCAAGATCAAACCGGTGATGTCGCTCTATGATTGCCGGATGATCGAGCTGGTGCCGACGACGCGCGAGCCCGGCCGCTCCTTCGTCGACCGGATGAGCGCGCTCGAAGGCAAGGACGGCATCCTCTCGGTTTCGCTGGCGCATGGCTTCCAGCAGGGCGACGTTCCGGAGATCGGCACCCGCGTCCTCGTCATCACCGACAACGACAAGGCGAAGGGCGATGCGCTCGCCGCCAAACTCGGCGAGGAGTTCCGCTCGCTCAAGGGGCAGTTCGCCCCGCCGGTGACCCCGCTCGACGAGGCGCTGGACCGGGCGCTCGGCGGGGCCGCCAACGGCCCGCGCGTCATCGCGGATTCCACCGACAATGCGGGCGGCGGCGCGGCTTCCGACAACACCAACATCATCCATCGGCTGCGCGAGCGCGGCATCGGCGACGCGGCGGTCGGCCCGATCTGGGACCCGGTGGCGGTCGAGTTCTGCCTGACGGCCGGCGTCGGCGCGACCATTCCGCTACGCTTCGGCGGCAAGGCGGCCTCGACCTCCGGCACGCCGGTCGATGGCGAGGTCACGGTGCTCGGCGCGATCCGCAACGGCACCCAGAGCTTCGGCACCGCCAAGGTGCCGATCGGCAACGCGGTCGGCATCCGCATCGACGGCATCGATGTCGCGCTGCTCTCGCACCGGACGCAGGCGCTAGGACTGGAAATCTTCACCAGCGTCGGCATCGACCCGACGCAGAAGCGCATCGTCTCGGTCAAGTCGACCAACCATTTCCACGCGGCCTACGGCCCGATCGCCAGCGAGGTGATCTACACCGATGGCGGTGGCCCTTCGCATCTCGACGTGCGCAAATATCCCTATCGCAAGATCAACCGGCCGCTCTGGCCGCATGATCCGCTCCCGCCGGGCCGGCTCGTCGTCTGA
- a CDS encoding amino acid ABC transporter ATP-binding protein, which translates to MSLVEIHGINKSYGSVQVLKDVTLDIAKGEVVAVIGRSGSGKSTMLRCINGLEPIQAGLIRVDGTQVSDPATNLRKLRQEVGIVFQSFNLFPHLSVCDNITLAPRVVKKQAPQAAREVAREVLARVGLEDKLDAYPSQLSGGQQQRVAIARSLAMRPKLMLFDEVTSALDPELTGEVLKVLESVAKEGMTMILVTHEMGFARRFGSRVVFMHEGRIHEQGPAAAVLAEPKTPELQTFLSAVLH; encoded by the coding sequence ATGTCGCTCGTTGAAATCCATGGGATCAACAAGAGCTACGGCTCGGTCCAGGTGCTGAAGGACGTCACGCTCGATATCGCGAAGGGCGAGGTCGTCGCCGTGATCGGCCGCTCCGGCTCGGGCAAGAGCACGATGCTTCGCTGCATCAACGGGCTGGAGCCGATCCAGGCCGGCCTGATCCGCGTCGACGGCACGCAGGTCAGCGACCCCGCGACCAATCTGCGCAAGTTGCGCCAGGAGGTCGGCATCGTCTTCCAGAGCTTCAACCTGTTTCCGCATCTTTCGGTCTGCGACAACATCACGCTCGCCCCGCGCGTCGTGAAGAAGCAGGCGCCGCAGGCCGCCCGCGAAGTAGCGCGCGAAGTGCTCGCCCGCGTCGGGCTGGAGGACAAGCTCGACGCCTATCCCTCGCAGCTCTCCGGTGGCCAGCAGCAGCGCGTCGCCATCGCCCGCTCGCTCGCCATGCGGCCGAAGCTGATGCTGTTCGACGAGGTCACCTCCGCGCTCGATCCGGAGCTCACCGGGGAAGTTCTCAAGGTCCTCGAATCCGTGGCGAAAGAGGGCATGACCATGATCCTCGTGACCCACGAGATGGGCTTTGCCCGCCGCTTCGGCTCGCGCGTCGTCTTCATGCATGAGGGGCGCATTCACGAGCAGGGCCCGGCCGCAGCCGTCCTGGCCGAACCGAAGACGCCGGAACTCCAGACCTTCCTCAGCGCGGTCCTGCACTGA
- a CDS encoding ABC transporter permease yields MLSYLVQRLASTILVMTLVGIFVFLLLHLSAGDPAAIIAGDYATPQQILAIRQRLGLDDPLLVQFGRWALRVVQGDLGVSIFTSTPVSTLILQRMEPTLSVAVLTMIFAVSIAVTLGVLAAWKAGRPVDRLLMGFSVLGFSMPTFVVGYCLIYVFAIELRWLPVQGYRPIMDGIGPWFLHLILPTITLGLAYVALIARMTRASVQEVLEEDYIRTANAKGVPARTMLMKHALKNAGVPIITVIGIGVALLIGGVVITETVFNIPGIGRLVVDAISKRDYPIIQGVILVFSGIYVLINLAVDLSYSLIDPRIRH; encoded by the coding sequence ATGCTGAGTTATCTGGTACAGCGCCTGGCATCGACCATCCTGGTGATGACGCTGGTGGGCATCTTCGTCTTCCTCCTGCTCCATCTCTCGGCCGGCGACCCCGCCGCCATCATCGCCGGCGACTACGCAACCCCGCAGCAGATTCTCGCCATCCGCCAGCGGCTCGGCCTCGACGATCCCCTGCTCGTGCAGTTCGGCCGCTGGGCTTTGCGCGTCGTGCAGGGCGATCTGGGCGTCTCGATCTTCACAAGCACGCCGGTCTCGACGCTGATCCTGCAACGCATGGAGCCGACGCTGTCGGTCGCCGTGCTGACGATGATCTTCGCCGTCTCGATCGCGGTGACGCTCGGCGTGCTCGCCGCCTGGAAGGCCGGCCGGCCAGTCGACCGCCTGTTGATGGGCTTTTCCGTGCTCGGCTTCTCGATGCCGACCTTCGTGGTCGGCTACTGCCTGATCTATGTCTTCGCGATCGAATTGCGCTGGTTGCCCGTGCAGGGTTACCGGCCGATCATGGACGGCATCGGCCCGTGGTTCCTCCATCTCATCCTGCCGACGATCACGCTCGGCCTCGCCTATGTCGCGCTGATCGCGCGCATGACCCGCGCCTCCGTGCAGGAGGTGCTGGAGGAGGACTATATCCGCACCGCCAATGCCAAGGGGGTTCCGGCGCGCACCATGCTGATGAAGCACGCGCTGAAGAATGCCGGCGTTCCGATCATCACCGTCATCGGCATCGGCGTCGCCCTGCTGATCGGCGGCGTCGTGATCACCGAGACGGTGTTCAACATTCCCGGCATCGGCCGCCTCGTCGTCGATGCGATCTCAAAGCGCGACTACCCGATCATCCAGGGCGTGATCCTCGTCTTTTCCGGCATCTATGTGCTGATCAACCTCGCGGTCGACCTGTCCTATTCACTCATCGACCCCCGCATCCGGCATTGA
- a CDS encoding C45 family autoproteolytic acyltransferase/hydolase has product MIEPFPFVSVSGSPYERGRSYGAAVPDRIAGSARFYAGQLDGLGSSPTLRGKLIDEARQGIAAFDEAYLEEMRGIADGSGVPLDAIIMINARTEIVAKARLITSRPDEEEEEDEADNDGCTGAIILPERSATGGVIQGQNWDWQPECAKTAIVLRVQRKNGPDLLTFVEAGGLGRHGMNEAGICVTGNYLRSDRDYCQEGVPLALIRRKAMEQEHLALAIKVVATTPKACSTNMMLSQDKGFGIDLECAPDEAFPILPEDGLIVHANHWTNPTALTKLRETGIASAPDSPYRDWRVRNLLNEPRRPLGREDLKAALFDDFLSPFSVCRPPRPGQRGDITASVAMILLEPGKGVMEVAPLPALNRHFTCYSLTGEPFATERAA; this is encoded by the coding sequence GTGATCGAACCATTTCCCTTCGTCTCGGTCTCGGGCTCTCCCTACGAGCGTGGCCGCAGCTATGGCGCGGCGGTGCCGGATCGCATCGCCGGCAGCGCCCGGTTCTATGCCGGCCAACTGGACGGGCTCGGCTCAAGCCCGACGCTGCGCGGCAAGCTGATCGACGAGGCGCGCCAGGGGATCGCGGCCTTCGACGAAGCCTATCTGGAGGAGATGCGCGGCATCGCCGACGGCTCCGGCGTGCCGCTCGATGCGATCATCATGATCAATGCCCGCACCGAGATCGTCGCCAAGGCCAGGTTGATCACCAGCCGCCCCGACGAGGAGGAAGAGGAAGACGAGGCCGATAATGACGGCTGCACCGGCGCGATCATCCTGCCGGAACGCAGCGCCACCGGCGGCGTGATCCAGGGCCAGAACTGGGACTGGCAGCCGGAATGCGCCAAGACCGCGATCGTGCTCAGGGTGCAGCGAAAGAACGGGCCGGACCTCTTGACCTTCGTCGAGGCCGGCGGATTGGGCCGGCATGGCATGAACGAGGCCGGCATCTGCGTCACCGGCAATTACCTGCGCAGCGACCGCGACTATTGCCAGGAGGGCGTGCCGCTGGCGCTGATCCGCCGCAAGGCGATGGAACAGGAGCATCTGGCGCTGGCGATCAAGGTGGTGGCGACCACGCCCAAGGCCTGCTCGACCAACATGATGCTGAGCCAGGACAAGGGTTTTGGCATCGACCTCGAATGCGCGCCGGACGAGGCCTTTCCGATCCTGCCCGAGGACGGGCTGATCGTGCATGCCAATCACTGGACCAACCCGACGGCGCTGACGAAGCTGCGCGAGACCGGCATCGCCAGCGCGCCCGACAGCCCCTATCGCGACTGGCGCGTCCGCAACCTCCTGAACGAGCCGCGCCGGCCGCTCGGCCGCGAGGACCTGAAGGCCGCGCTATTCGACGACTTCCTCTCGCCCTTCTCGGTCTGCCGCCCGCCGCGCCCCGGCCAGCGCGGCGATATCACCGCCAGCGTGGCGATGATCCTGCTCGAACCGGGCAAGGGCGTAATGGAGGTCGCGCCGCTGCCGGCGCTCAACCGGCATTTCACTTGCTACAGCCTGACCGGCGAGCCTTTCGCGACCGAACGAGCCGCCTGA
- a CDS encoding ABC transporter substrate-binding protein, producing the protein MRRPLTLAILLAACASPAAAQSITVAVAADIRSNNPGVNRDDSTDDFALQLVEGLVGYNEGGNAAPLLAQKVDLSADGKTYTFTLRDGVKFHNGATLTSADVLWSWNRYMDPKTDWRCTSEFDGRSGLKVESVSAPDAKTFVMTIDKPNALFLDTMARTDCAMTAILHKDSVKADGTWDKPIGTGPYKFGEWKRGEYFTMTAFDGYQSPGQGKIDGYVGSKRPLLKEVKFLVVKDAATVKAALISGAVQMSETLPSDVEELKKVPSLKVAVAPNAVRHIFLIQTKDTVMSNKKLRQAIAAALDYPDLVAAASNNLGTPNNSPIYSTSGYFGEVEKQGHKYDPARAKQLLQEAGYKGEKITILANKRPTVPSFPAAVVWQQMLQAVGINAEIEILDWATQLDRFNKGNYQMQSFSFSARFDPAIAFEQFSGPKDKQPRKVWDNPDAQKLIDKSMLISDKAERQKIFDELHRRVIDEVPLIFLYNGLDAVAMSKAISGFQPWQSKLRMWEVTLAK; encoded by the coding sequence ATGAGACGCCCACTCACCCTTGCGATCCTGCTCGCCGCCTGCGCGAGCCCGGCCGCGGCCCAGTCGATCACCGTCGCAGTCGCCGCCGACATCCGCAGCAACAATCCCGGTGTCAACCGCGACGACAGCACCGACGATTTCGCGCTGCAGCTCGTCGAGGGGCTCGTCGGCTACAACGAAGGCGGCAATGCCGCGCCGCTCTTGGCGCAGAAAGTCGATCTCTCTGCCGACGGCAAGACCTATACCTTCACGCTGCGCGACGGGGTGAAGTTCCACAATGGTGCGACGCTCACCTCGGCCGACGTGCTGTGGAGCTGGAACCGCTACATGGACCCGAAGACCGATTGGCGCTGCACGTCGGAATTCGACGGACGCAGCGGCCTCAAGGTCGAATCCGTCTCGGCCCCCGATGCCAAGACCTTCGTCATGACCATCGACAAGCCGAACGCGCTGTTCCTCGACACGATGGCCCGCACCGATTGCGCGATGACCGCGATCCTGCACAAGGATTCCGTCAAGGCCGACGGGACATGGGACAAGCCGATCGGCACCGGCCCCTACAAGTTCGGCGAATGGAAGCGCGGCGAGTATTTCACGATGACCGCCTTCGACGGCTACCAGTCGCCCGGCCAGGGCAAGATCGACGGCTATGTCGGCTCCAAGCGCCCGCTGCTCAAGGAGGTCAAGTTCCTGGTCGTCAAGGATGCGGCGACCGTGAAGGCCGCGCTGATCTCCGGCGCGGTGCAGATGAGCGAGACGCTGCCGAGCGATGTCGAGGAACTCAAGAAGGTGCCGAGCCTGAAGGTCGCGGTCGCGCCCAATGCGGTGCGCCACATCTTCCTGATCCAGACCAAAGACACTGTCATGAGCAACAAGAAGCTGCGCCAGGCGATCGCAGCCGCACTCGACTATCCCGATCTGGTCGCGGCCGCCTCCAACAACCTGGGCACGCCGAACAACTCGCCGATCTACTCGACCTCCGGCTATTTCGGCGAGGTCGAGAAGCAGGGTCATAAATATGACCCTGCCCGGGCCAAGCAGTTGCTGCAGGAAGCGGGCTACAAGGGCGAGAAGATCACCATCCTCGCCAACAAGCGCCCGACCGTGCCGAGCTTCCCGGCGGCGGTGGTCTGGCAGCAGATGCTGCAGGCGGTCGGGATCAATGCCGAGATCGAGATCTTGGACTGGGCGACGCAGCTCGACCGGTTCAACAAGGGCAACTACCAGATGCAGTCCTTCTCGTTCTCAGCCCGCTTCGACCCGGCGATCGCCTTCGAACAATTCTCCGGGCCGAAGGACAAGCAGCCGCGCAAGGTCTGGGACAATCCGGACGCGCAGAAGCTGATCGACAAGTCGATGCTGATTTCGGACAAGGCCGAGCGGCAGAAGATCTTCGACGAGTTGCACCGCCGCGTCATCGACGAGGTGCCGCTGATCTTCCTCTATAACGGCCTCGATGCGGTGGCGATGAGCAAGGCCATCTCCGGCTTCCAGCCCTGGCAGTCCAAGCTGCGGATGTGGGAAGTGACGCTGGCGAAGTGA
- a CDS encoding ABC transporter substrate-binding protein, producing the protein MTTTRRRFVQGGLATGAALAAPATIRAQTTPSAARTLKAVLHGDLRVFDPIWTTANMTSYHAGMVYDTLFGVNDKFEPQPQMVSKWSLSDDRKTYTFELRDGLRFTDGTPVTAKDCVASIRRWGARDGGGQHMMARLADTPVKDDKTFQIVMKEPYGLVVEWLAKAATNVCYIMREKEAGTDPNQQISTIIGSGPFVFNESAVVQGQRYVYDKNANYVPRSEPAVMTSGGKVVNVDRVVYENIADEATAIAAIRAGEIDMIEYPNVDLLDSLAGEKDIKLEVLNKQGQLGWARVNWLHPPFNNVKARQAMLHLIHPTEVMKATFGDEKYFRGCSSLFGMGTPMENDANIDWFKGAPNIEKAKQLVKESGYDGRPVVVLQATNIAYMNNAANLIAQWMRQAGFNVSLQASDWGAVVTRRAVKAAPDQGGWNVFFTSGSVNAFGNPVSLSGHAANGEKGWFGWPNNELHEQLRDKWAGAQSDAERKQIARDIQQNAWDFVPHAYFGQWFQPAALRNLTGLIGMPELIPFWNVKKG; encoded by the coding sequence ATGACCACGACACGCAGACGCTTCGTTCAGGGCGGATTGGCAACCGGCGCGGCCCTCGCTGCGCCAGCCACGATCCGCGCCCAGACCACGCCTTCCGCCGCCCGCACGCTCAAGGCCGTCCTGCACGGCGATCTGCGCGTCTTCGATCCGATATGGACGACGGCGAACATGACCTCCTATCACGCCGGCATGGTCTACGACACGCTGTTCGGCGTGAACGACAAGTTCGAGCCGCAGCCGCAGATGGTCTCGAAATGGTCGCTTTCGGACGACCGCAAGACCTATACGTTCGAACTGCGCGACGGCCTGCGCTTCACCGATGGCACGCCGGTCACGGCCAAGGACTGCGTCGCCTCGATCCGGCGCTGGGGCGCCCGCGACGGTGGCGGCCAGCACATGATGGCACGGCTCGCCGACACGCCGGTGAAGGACGACAAGACCTTTCAGATCGTGATGAAGGAGCCCTATGGGCTCGTGGTCGAATGGCTCGCAAAGGCCGCGACCAATGTCTGCTACATCATGCGCGAGAAGGAGGCCGGGACCGATCCGAACCAGCAGATCAGCACGATCATCGGCTCGGGGCCCTTCGTCTTCAACGAGAGCGCGGTCGTCCAGGGCCAGCGCTATGTCTATGACAAGAATGCGAATTACGTGCCGCGCTCCGAGCCGGCCGTGATGACCTCGGGCGGCAAGGTCGTGAATGTCGACCGCGTCGTCTACGAGAACATCGCCGACGAGGCGACCGCCATCGCCGCGATCCGCGCCGGCGAGATCGACATGATCGAATATCCCAACGTCGACCTGCTCGACTCGCTCGCCGGCGAGAAGGACATCAAGCTGGAAGTTCTCAACAAGCAGGGCCAGCTCGGCTGGGCGCGCGTGAACTGGCTCCATCCGCCGTTCAACAACGTCAAGGCCCGCCAGGCCATGCTGCACCTGATCCATCCGACCGAGGTGATGAAGGCGACCTTCGGCGACGAGAAGTATTTCCGCGGCTGCTCCTCGCTGTTCGGCATGGGCACGCCGATGGAGAACGACGCCAATATCGACTGGTTCAAGGGTGCGCCGAACATCGAGAAGGCGAAGCAGCTCGTGAAGGAGTCCGGCTATGACGGACGCCCGGTCGTGGTGCTGCAGGCGACCAACATCGCCTACATGAACAATGCCGCGAACCTGATCGCGCAATGGATGCGCCAGGCCGGGTTCAACGTCTCGCTGCAGGCTTCCGACTGGGGCGCCGTCGTCACCCGCCGCGCCGTCAAGGCCGCGCCGGACCAGGGCGGCTGGAACGTGTTCTTCACCTCCGGCTCGGTCAATGCCTTCGGCAATCCCGTCTCGCTCAGTGGCCATGCCGCCAATGGCGAGAAGGGCTGGTTCGGCTGGCCCAACAACGAGCTGCACGAGCAATTGCGCGACAAATGGGCCGGCGCCCAGTCGGATGCCGAGCGCAAGCAGATCGCCCGCGACATCCAGCAGAACGCCTGGGATTTCGTGCCGCATGCCTATTTCGGCCAGTGGTTCCAACCGGCAGCCCTGCGCAACCTGACGGGCCTGATCGGCATGCCCGAGCTGATCCCGTTCTGGAACGTCAAGAAGGGCTGA
- a CDS encoding GntR family transcriptional regulator yields the protein MASNLRGEIIGDILRLARDEGWPAGAAVGVKPLAARFGVSRTPVRSALLTLVEMGLLAREQGQGFSLLRPVDDVAIAAHMPLPAGGGELYHRILTERARGELPTEVTENAMLAQFGAAKGDLRKALMRLSSEGLVQRQRGHGWRFTESLDAPEAILESYAFRIAIETAALNQHGYSIDPVELARLRTAHEALMRRPVQEVTPQLWFEVNSTFHETLASWSRNRFFLQAVRRQNALRRMHQFADFWELEPEQILQSCRDHLAILAALDKGDRPGAVQLLVEHLAGAAQDWEGQSAESSGQP from the coding sequence ATGGCCAGCAATCTGCGCGGCGAGATCATCGGCGATATCCTGCGGCTGGCCCGCGACGAGGGCTGGCCGGCGGGTGCGGCTGTTGGCGTCAAGCCTCTGGCGGCACGGTTCGGCGTTTCGCGCACGCCGGTGCGGAGCGCGCTCCTGACGCTGGTCGAGATGGGGCTGCTGGCGCGCGAGCAGGGCCAGGGCTTCAGCTTGCTGCGGCCGGTCGACGACGTGGCCATTGCCGCGCATATGCCGCTACCGGCCGGCGGCGGTGAGCTCTACCACCGGATCCTGACCGAGCGGGCGCGCGGCGAGCTCCCGACCGAGGTCACCGAGAACGCGATGCTGGCGCAATTCGGCGCGGCCAAGGGCGATCTGCGCAAGGCCCTGATGCGGCTGTCGTCGGAAGGGCTGGTCCAGCGCCAGCGCGGCCATGGCTGGCGCTTCACCGAGAGCCTCGACGCGCCGGAGGCCATTCTCGAATCCTATGCCTTCCGCATCGCCATCGAGACGGCGGCGCTGAACCAGCACGGCTACAGCATCGACCCCGTGGAACTCGCTCGTCTCCGGACCGCGCATGAGGCGCTGATGCGTCGGCCGGTGCAGGAGGTCACGCCGCAACTCTGGTTCGAGGTCAACTCGACCTTCCACGAAACGCTGGCCTCATGGTCGCGCAATCGCTTCTTCCTGCAGGCCGTCAGGCGCCAGAACGCGCTGCGGCGGATGCATCAGTTCGCCGATTTCTGGGAGTTGGAGCCGGAGCAGATCCTGCAATCCTGCCGGGACCACCTCGCCATTCTCGCGGCGCTCGACAAGGGCGACCGGCCGGGTGCCGTACAGCTTCTCGTCGAACACCTTGCTGGAGCGGCCCAGGACTGGGAAGGGCAGTCGGCGGAGAGTTCAGGGCAGCCCTGA
- a CDS encoding IclR family transcriptional regulator: MSDLPDTENGDKGIYAAPALEKGLDILELLAEVGEPLSTREIAERLARSKSEIFRMVFVLQQRGYLAREAGTDRLELSRRLFDLGIRTPAGRQLTSIVLPVMERFSETSGQVAHLVVLSRAQTVVLATTSGHLDASVIVRPGYGRPALDANSGLLILAFQSETRRRQLMREASEADKQRLEAAETERSFAEIRALGHRVAASRDIMAVTDIACPVIGPGGHAEAAILVPCLQRHGIATDEDAILKALKASCAEAGSQLSL, from the coding sequence ATGAGCGACCTGCCGGACACCGAGAACGGAGACAAGGGCATCTACGCGGCGCCCGCGCTCGAGAAGGGGCTCGATATTCTCGAATTGCTTGCCGAGGTCGGCGAGCCGCTTTCGACGCGCGAGATCGCCGAGCGCCTTGCCCGCTCGAAGAGCGAGATCTTCCGCATGGTCTTCGTGCTGCAGCAGCGCGGCTATCTCGCCCGCGAGGCCGGCACGGACCGGCTGGAACTGTCGCGCCGATTGTTCGACCTGGGCATCCGCACGCCGGCCGGACGGCAGCTCACCTCGATCGTGCTGCCGGTGATGGAACGCTTCAGCGAGACGAGCGGCCAGGTCGCGCATCTCGTCGTGCTGAGCCGGGCGCAGACCGTCGTGCTGGCGACGACCTCGGGCCATCTCGATGCCAGCGTCATCGTGCGGCCGGGCTATGGCCGCCCGGCTCTCGACGCCAATTCCGGGCTGCTGATCCTCGCCTTCCAGAGCGAGACGCGCCGGCGCCAGTTGATGCGGGAGGCGTCGGAGGCCGACAAGCAACGCCTTGAAGCGGCCGAGACCGAGCGCAGCTTCGCCGAGATTCGCGCTCTCGGACACCGCGTCGCCGCCAGCCGCGACATCATGGCGGTGACCGATATCGCCTGCCCGGTCATCGGCCCCGGCGGGCATGCCGAGGCGGCGATCCTCGTGCCTTGCCTGCAGCGCCACGGCATCGCGACCGACGAGGACGCGATCCTCAAAGCGCTCAAGGCGAGCTGTGCCGAGGCCGGCTCACAATTATCGCTGTAG